One Verrucomicrobiia bacterium genomic window carries:
- a CDS encoding tetratricopeptide repeat protein — protein MSLQERFDDAMYDFSTGDYDRAIEKLRSVLADEPLHFDAQLGLGMAYYRKGDYQTAIAEGLKALNLRPQEQLVHTNLSLFYMKAGDKATAEHHGLQARIASWKSDKSKPGEKAGGDPDLELAKPPAPAVPPPTQFPDMPWKKK, from the coding sequence ATGTCCCTGCAGGAACGTTTCGACGACGCGATGTACGACTTCAGCACGGGCGATTACGACCGGGCCATTGAAAAGTTGCGGAGCGTGCTCGCCGATGAGCCGCTTCACTTCGACGCGCAACTCGGGCTCGGAATGGCTTACTATCGCAAGGGCGATTATCAAACGGCCATCGCTGAAGGCCTGAAAGCGCTGAACCTGCGACCGCAGGAGCAACTCGTCCACACCAACCTTTCGCTGTTCTACATGAAGGCTGGAGACAAGGCCACTGCCGAGCATCACGGTCTTCAAGCCCGCATCGCCTCGTGGAAATCAGACAAGTCGAAGCCCGGTGAAAAGGCGGGTGGGGATCCTGACTTGGAGCTCGCAAAGCCTCCTGCCCCAGCCGTTCCGCCGCCCACGCAATTTCCTGACATGCCGTGGAAGAAGAAGTAG
- a CDS encoding NUDIX hydrolase, whose protein sequence is MNHPQIKPWEKVRSRDVGDFRIFTIRSETKVSPRTGKEHDFYIIDSVHWVNIVAVTPDQQLVMVEQYRHGSNTVELEIPGGLMDAKDLRPEVTGARELREETGFEGGTPRILGQTYANPAIMSNTCYTILIENCRCVHPVEFDHGEDLVTRLVPVQDLPALVATGKIAHPLVVVGLYFFDLYQRGLKKV, encoded by the coding sequence GTGAATCATCCACAGATCAAACCCTGGGAAAAAGTGCGCTCACGGGATGTGGGCGACTTCCGGATCTTCACGATTCGCTCGGAAACCAAGGTCTCGCCGCGAACGGGCAAAGAACACGACTTCTACATCATCGATTCCGTTCACTGGGTCAACATTGTGGCCGTCACTCCCGACCAGCAACTCGTCATGGTCGAGCAATATCGCCATGGCTCGAACACGGTAGAGTTGGAAATCCCGGGAGGATTAATGGACGCCAAGGACTTGCGGCCTGAGGTGACGGGCGCGCGCGAATTGCGGGAGGAAACGGGATTTGAAGGCGGCACGCCGCGGATTCTCGGCCAGACTTACGCCAATCCGGCAATCATGAGCAACACGTGTTACACGATCCTCATCGAGAACTGCCGCTGTGTGCATCCCGTGGAGTTTGACCACGGCGAGGACCTCGTGACGCGCCTGGTCCCCGTGCAGGACCTTCCCGCGCTGGTTGCGACGGGCAAGATTGCGCACCCGCTTGTGGTGGTCGGACTGTACTTTTTCGACCTTTATCAACGCGGGCTGAAAAAAGTCTGA
- a CDS encoding peptidylprolyl isomerase has translation MNNPNNSEVAIIKTSEGEMVVEFWSDVAPGHVENFKKLANQGFYDGTCFHRVIKGFMIQGGDPLTKDESARSRWGTGGPGYQIKAEFNTKPHVRGVLSMARSSDPDSAGSQFFICHADARFLDRQYTAFGKLVKGDDVLEKIATTQTAPGDRPTKRMGIESVKIVPADQAK, from the coding sequence ATGAACAACCCGAATAACAGCGAAGTAGCGATCATCAAAACGTCCGAAGGCGAAATGGTTGTAGAGTTCTGGTCCGATGTGGCGCCTGGCCATGTGGAAAATTTCAAGAAGCTTGCAAACCAGGGTTTTTACGACGGCACCTGTTTTCATCGCGTGATCAAGGGTTTCATGATCCAGGGCGGCGATCCGCTGACCAAGGATGAATCCGCGCGGTCCCGCTGGGGCACTGGCGGACCCGGGTATCAGATCAAGGCGGAGTTCAACACCAAGCCGCATGTGCGCGGCGTGCTTTCCATGGCGCGCTCCAGCGATCCTGATTCAGCCGGATCGCAATTCTTTATCTGCCACGCTGATGCTCGTTTTCTGGATCGCCAATACACGGCGTTCGGAAAATTGGTCAAGGGCGACGATGTGCTCGAGAAAATTGCCACGACGCAAACAGCTCCGGGCGACCGGCCAACAAAGCGGATGGGCATTGAATCAGTGAAAATTGTCCCCGCAGATCAGGCCAAATAA
- a CDS encoding peptidylprolyl isomerase — MKSYALLCAAALLSGIAGLSAAEDTNTAAANIPAQSTQQSAGSDSSFASPERLKEKAPESFKAKFDTSEGVFVVEVTRALSPNGADRFYNLVRSGYFTDVQFFRVIKGFMCQFGMHGDPKVSAAWRSARIQDDPVKGSNKRGTVSFAMAGPNTRTTQLFINYVDNTRLDDMGFSPFGTVIEGMDVVDKINGEYGEGAPQGRGPSQGRIQAEGNAYLKKDFPNLDYIKSATIVP, encoded by the coding sequence ATGAAATCCTATGCTTTGCTGTGCGCCGCAGCGCTGTTGTCCGGCATCGCCGGGCTGTCCGCCGCTGAGGACACCAATACGGCTGCCGCCAATATTCCTGCCCAATCGACGCAACAGTCGGCAGGTTCCGACTCCTCATTTGCCAGCCCTGAACGGCTAAAGGAAAAGGCGCCCGAAAGCTTCAAGGCGAAATTCGACACCAGCGAGGGAGTGTTTGTCGTCGAAGTCACGCGGGCGCTCTCCCCAAATGGCGCCGACCGCTTTTACAATCTTGTGCGCTCAGGCTACTTCACCGACGTCCAATTCTTCCGCGTCATCAAGGGTTTCATGTGCCAGTTCGGAATGCATGGCGACCCCAAGGTTTCGGCCGCGTGGCGTTCAGCGCGGATCCAGGATGATCCCGTCAAGGGCTCCAACAAGCGCGGCACAGTGAGTTTTGCCATGGCAGGACCCAATACGCGAACGACGCAACTCTTTATCAATTACGTCGACAACACGCGCCTCGATGACATGGGCTTTTCGCCGTTTGGAACCGTGATCGAAGGAATGGACGTGGTGGATAAAATCAACGGCGAATACGGGGAAGGCGCCCCTCAGGGCCGCGGCCCGTCGCAGGGACGAATTCAGGCGGAAGGCAACGCCTACCTGAAAAAGGATTTTCCAAACCTGGATTACATCAAGTCCGCCACCATCGTGCCCTGA
- the nusB gene encoding transcription antitermination factor NusB has translation MGKRREARERAVQFLFQHDLNPPDDLEAALTQFWDSQRAAAIAEDKGSARWGEHQELPPPTADEAAMRLFAEPLIRGAIQNREAVDAQIKKYAKNWDLHRIAAVDRNILRLAIYEMLYREDIPPIVSINEAVDIAKKFSTQDSGKFVNGILDKIKGELMRPARIVE, from the coding sequence ATGGGTAAGCGACGTGAGGCGCGCGAACGCGCCGTTCAGTTTCTGTTTCAGCACGACCTCAATCCGCCGGACGATCTCGAGGCCGCGCTGACGCAGTTCTGGGATTCGCAGCGTGCGGCGGCGATCGCGGAGGACAAGGGGAGTGCACGATGGGGTGAACACCAGGAATTGCCTCCGCCCACCGCGGATGAGGCGGCGATGCGCCTTTTTGCCGAGCCCTTGATTCGCGGCGCGATCCAGAACCGCGAAGCCGTGGACGCGCAGATCAAGAAGTATGCGAAGAACTGGGATCTGCACCGCATCGCAGCGGTCGATCGCAATATCCTTCGGCTGGCCATTTACGAGATGCTGTATCGCGAAGACATTCCCCCCATTGTGAGCATCAATGAGGCGGTGGATATTGCGAAGAAGTTCTCCACCCAGGACAGCGGGAAATTCGTGAACGGGATCCTGGACAAGATAAAGGGCGAATTGATGCGGCCGGCGCGAATCGTCGAATAA
- a CDS encoding PHP domain-containing protein, which produces MFADLHLHTNFSDGTYTPEELIAQAARHGFAAIALTDHDTTEGCARAQAACRAAGIEFIIGSELTAEQDGNEVHILGYFLDATNPVLIAELTRFQSVRQERIREMAARLNRLNVPLEAEAVFRLANCRSPGRPHVARALVEGGFCDSLDEAFERFLKKGRPGWVPKAKMDALTAIALIHQAGGLAVMAHPGLNRTDQVIPELVESGLDGLECYHTKHPAPTAEHYLRMAMRFNLLVTGGSDCHGLSKGKPLIGTVKLPMERVERLQAAAAARRSGGPAVSL; this is translated from the coding sequence ATGTTTGCTGACCTTCATCTTCATACAAATTTTTCGGACGGCACCTACACGCCCGAGGAGCTGATCGCGCAGGCGGCGCGGCATGGGTTTGCCGCGATAGCATTGACGGATCACGACACGACAGAAGGTTGCGCGCGGGCTCAGGCTGCGTGTCGTGCTGCGGGCATTGAGTTCATCATCGGGTCGGAACTGACGGCCGAGCAGGACGGAAATGAGGTGCATATCCTGGGTTATTTCCTGGATGCCACAAACCCCGTCCTGATTGCAGAGTTGACGCGTTTTCAATCCGTTCGCCAGGAACGCATTCGCGAAATGGCTGCTCGTCTGAATCGCTTGAATGTTCCGCTGGAGGCTGAAGCTGTGTTCCGGCTCGCGAACTGCCGTTCACCCGGACGCCCGCACGTCGCGCGCGCGTTGGTGGAGGGCGGATTCTGCGATTCCCTCGATGAGGCGTTCGAACGGTTTTTGAAGAAGGGACGTCCGGGATGGGTTCCCAAAGCCAAGATGGATGCGCTCACTGCCATTGCGTTGATTCATCAGGCGGGTGGATTGGCAGTCATGGCGCATCCCGGTCTGAATCGCACGGATCAGGTCATCCCTGAGTTGGTGGAATCGGGCCTTGATGGACTGGAGTGCTATCACACAAAGCATCCAGCCCCGACGGCGGAGCATTACCTGCGGATGGCAATGCGATTCAATCTGCTGGTGACGGGCGGTTCCGACTGCCACGGCTTGAGCAAGGGCAAGCCGCTGATTGGAACCGTGAAGCTCCCGATGGAACGGGTTGAAAGGCTGCAGGCTGCGGCTGCTGCGCGACGGTCCGGGGGGCCGGCCGTTTCCCTTTAG
- the ftsY gene encoding signal recognition particle-docking protein FtsY, with the protein MGLFDKLKAGLQKTQNKLVHEIKRIVTRSPRMTGESLEELEAALIAGDLGMAVTTQIVQAVRRAYETQGGSGLDVFAIAQQEIERNLSGQNPALKENPNELTVVSVVGVNGTGKTTTSAKLAHYVQSQNKPAVLAACDTFRAAAIEQLKLWGQRLNVEVVAGAYGADPAAIAHDGVTAAHARNARYLFVDTAGRLHTKHNLMQELQKLHRVMGKQLAGAPHEVLLVLDATTGMNALNQAREFNKAVPLTGLVVTKLDGTSKGGMVVAIQKELNLPIKFIGVGEQADDLQPFDARRFAEALFTQPV; encoded by the coding sequence ATGGGACTCTTCGACAAACTTAAAGCGGGCCTGCAGAAGACGCAGAACAAGCTCGTTCACGAAATCAAACGCATCGTCACGCGCTCGCCGCGGATGACGGGCGAATCATTGGAAGAATTGGAAGCAGCCCTGATCGCGGGGGATCTCGGAATGGCCGTCACCACCCAGATCGTTCAGGCGGTTCGCCGCGCCTACGAAACTCAGGGGGGCTCGGGACTCGACGTTTTTGCGATCGCGCAGCAGGAGATTGAACGAAACCTTTCGGGGCAGAATCCCGCGCTCAAGGAAAATCCAAACGAACTGACGGTTGTTTCCGTGGTGGGAGTCAACGGCACAGGCAAGACAACCACCTCCGCGAAGCTTGCCCACTACGTTCAGTCGCAAAACAAGCCTGCCGTTCTCGCCGCATGCGACACGTTCCGTGCAGCAGCCATTGAACAACTGAAACTTTGGGGACAACGCTTGAACGTGGAAGTCGTCGCGGGCGCTTACGGAGCGGATCCTGCGGCGATTGCGCATGACGGAGTAACGGCCGCTCACGCGCGAAATGCGCGATATCTGTTCGTCGATACGGCAGGCCGATTGCACACCAAGCACAATCTCATGCAGGAGCTGCAGAAGCTTCACCGCGTCATGGGCAAGCAACTCGCCGGTGCTCCGCACGAGGTGCTGCTGGTGCTGGATGCAACGACTGGGATGAATGCCCTTAACCAGGCGCGGGAGTTCAATAAGGCGGTTCCGCTCACAGGGCTTGTGGTGACGAAGCTCGACGGCACCAGCAAGGGGGGCATGGTGGTCGCCATCCAGAAGGAATTGAATCTTCCAATCAAGTTTATTGGCGTCGGGGAACAGGCCGACGACCTCCAGCCATTCGATGCGCGGCGGTTTGCCGAGGCGCTTTTCACGCAGCCCGTCTGA
- the ribD gene encoding bifunctional diaminohydroxyphosphoribosylaminopyrimidine deaminase/5-amino-6-(5-phosphoribosylamino)uracil reductase RibD, with protein sequence MNAIPWMQLALRLAKRGFGKTSPNPMVGAVLVKAGKSIGQGYHHRAGKPHAEIEALRDAARRGHSPHGATLFVTLEPCCTQGRTPPCTEALIDAGIRSVVVGATDPNPKHRGEGFSILRQAGIRVESGVLAEQCSQLNEAFNHWIIARTPFVTVKAAMTLDGKIATAAGESKWITGDKARRKAMRLRLGSDAVLVGVNTILADDPALTLRSVSGFGNKRLRRIILDSGGRIPPLARVLGDEHAELTTVVVTTATASKRVKALSERVQVWVSPEAASKDGQRPDLRWLLQKLGSEGVTSVLVEGGGEVNASFLLGGFAHRVAFFYAPKIIGGRKARRGVAGMGASDWGEIPRITGIGWKTLGPDLLMTGALDYSQAPRRKNP encoded by the coding sequence ATGAACGCGATTCCGTGGATGCAACTTGCATTACGGCTGGCGAAACGCGGTTTTGGAAAGACATCGCCCAATCCAATGGTGGGCGCTGTTTTGGTGAAAGCGGGCAAATCCATTGGGCAGGGATATCATCATCGGGCGGGCAAACCCCACGCGGAAATCGAGGCATTGCGCGATGCCGCCCGCCGCGGACATTCGCCTCACGGCGCCACACTTTTTGTCACCTTGGAACCGTGTTGCACCCAGGGCCGGACCCCGCCATGCACGGAGGCCCTAATCGATGCAGGGATCCGGTCGGTGGTCGTTGGTGCCACGGATCCAAATCCAAAACATCGAGGTGAAGGTTTTTCCATTCTCCGGCAGGCCGGCATCCGCGTGGAATCAGGTGTCTTGGCGGAACAATGTTCGCAGCTGAACGAGGCATTCAATCATTGGATCATCGCACGAACACCTTTCGTCACGGTCAAGGCCGCCATGACGCTCGACGGCAAGATTGCGACCGCCGCGGGCGAGTCAAAATGGATCACAGGCGACAAGGCGCGGCGGAAAGCAATGCGGTTGCGATTGGGCAGCGATGCAGTTCTCGTTGGCGTAAACACAATCCTGGCGGACGACCCGGCGTTGACATTGAGATCCGTCAGTGGCTTCGGAAACAAACGATTGCGGCGAATCATTCTCGATTCGGGCGGGAGGATTCCGCCTCTTGCACGTGTCCTCGGCGATGAACACGCTGAACTGACAACGGTGGTCGTCACTACCGCGACGGCTTCGAAAAGAGTAAAGGCGCTTTCGGAGCGCGTGCAGGTTTGGGTTTCCCCGGAAGCCGCCAGCAAGGACGGACAACGGCCGGATCTGCGGTGGCTTTTGCAGAAGCTTGGATCCGAGGGCGTGACGAGCGTTCTGGTTGAGGGTGGCGGTGAGGTGAATGCCAGCTTTCTATTGGGTGGATTTGCGCATCGCGTCGCATTTTTTTACGCTCCGAAAATCATCGGAGGTCGTAAGGCCCGACGTGGGGTTGCGGGGATGGGAGCCTCGGACTGGGGGGAGATTCCGCGAATTACCGGAATCGGATGGAAGACGCTGGGTCCGGATCTGTTGATGACAGGGGCGCTGGACTATTCGCAGGCGCCGCGGCGGAAGAACCCGTGA
- a CDS encoding riboflavin synthase produces the protein MFTGIVAEAGKVERITPLANSIRLVVAAALTARGLKVGDSLAVNGCCLTTVKIAGGRGRSKHVHFDLLEETWKRTNLQLMATGSLVNLERPLAAGNEFGGHFVTGHIDGVGKITRWERSGKDHVLDIAAAPDVMRYVVFKGSIAVDGISLTVAEAKRNSFRIWIIPHTYEVTALSDRKVGDAVNLEADLLGKYVEKFISARKNPRDS, from the coding sequence ATGTTCACTGGAATCGTCGCTGAAGCAGGCAAAGTTGAACGGATCACTCCCCTGGCAAACTCGATTCGTCTCGTCGTTGCCGCAGCGCTCACCGCGCGAGGCCTCAAGGTGGGCGACAGCCTTGCGGTAAATGGATGCTGTCTCACCACGGTGAAAATCGCCGGGGGCCGCGGCAGATCGAAGCACGTCCACTTCGACCTGCTCGAGGAAACTTGGAAGCGCACGAACCTTCAATTGATGGCGACGGGCTCGCTCGTGAACCTCGAGCGTCCGCTCGCCGCTGGCAATGAGTTTGGCGGGCACTTCGTGACGGGCCACATCGACGGAGTCGGAAAAATCACAAGGTGGGAACGCTCGGGGAAGGATCACGTGCTGGACATTGCGGCGGCGCCCGATGTCATGCGGTACGTTGTCTTCAAAGGTTCGATAGCCGTCGACGGCATCAGCCTCACCGTTGCCGAAGCGAAACGAAACAGTTTTCGGATCTGGATCATTCCGCATACCTACGAAGTGACGGCGTTAAGCGACCGAAAGGTTGGCGACGCTGTGAACCTGGAAGCGGATCTTCTTGGAAAATACGTCGAGAAGTTTATCTCTGCGCGCAAGAATCCTCGCGATTCCTAG
- a CDS encoding YgdI/YgdR family lipoprotein, translated as MKTIIFLMLVSLMATGCARRYTMTTNGGGQIVSKGRPQLSNGVYVYKDLQGRRATVPAGRIREVAPSSMVTTPRDGMGR; from the coding sequence ATGAAAACAATCATTTTCTTAATGCTCGTGTCGCTCATGGCCACCGGCTGTGCGCGTCGTTACACCATGACCACAAACGGAGGAGGCCAGATCGTGTCGAAAGGCAGGCCGCAGCTGAGCAACGGGGTCTATGTCTACAAGGATCTGCAGGGCCGCCGCGCGACAGTTCCCGCCGGAAGAATTCGCGAGGTGGCGCCCTCATCCATGGTCACAACACCTCGCGACGGAATGGGACGGTGA